A genomic window from Nocardioides jiangxiensis includes:
- a CDS encoding carbon-nitrogen hydrolase family protein — MKIAVWQTGSADLGRLRERALEAAHAGARLLVVPEAFTTGYNVPGVADLAQPADGPWSEAVAGIAAEAGLAVLYGFPEREGRRVFNSAALVDRDGSVLAKHRKAHLYGDVDWSTYTPGDALGALAELDGLTVGILICYDVEFPESVRAVALAGADLVAVPTALMRPYEVVARTLVPARAYENQVHLAYANRSGSEGSLTYCGESCVVGPDGADLARAGSGDELVMAEIDPARLASSRADNTHLGDRRPELYGPLVQPRTGDAPAT, encoded by the coding sequence ATGAAGATCGCCGTCTGGCAGACCGGCTCGGCCGACCTCGGCCGGCTCCGTGAGCGCGCGCTCGAGGCGGCCCACGCCGGCGCACGCCTGCTGGTCGTGCCCGAGGCCTTCACCACCGGCTACAACGTGCCCGGCGTCGCCGACCTCGCCCAGCCGGCCGACGGCCCGTGGTCCGAGGCGGTCGCCGGGATCGCGGCCGAGGCCGGGCTGGCGGTCCTCTACGGCTTCCCCGAGCGCGAGGGGAGGCGCGTCTTCAACAGCGCGGCGCTCGTCGACCGCGACGGCTCCGTGCTGGCGAAGCACCGCAAGGCGCACCTGTACGGCGACGTCGACTGGTCGACGTACACGCCGGGGGACGCGCTCGGCGCGCTCGCCGAGCTCGACGGCCTGACCGTCGGCATCCTGATCTGCTACGACGTCGAGTTCCCGGAGTCGGTCCGGGCGGTCGCGCTCGCCGGCGCCGACCTCGTCGCCGTGCCCACGGCGCTCATGCGCCCCTACGAGGTGGTCGCGCGGACCCTGGTGCCCGCGCGCGCCTACGAGAACCAGGTCCATCTCGCCTATGCGAACAGGAGTGGGTCGGAAGGCTCGCTCACCTACTGCGGCGAGAGCTGCGTGGTCGGCCCCGATGGTGCCGACCTCGCCCGTGCAGGCTCCGGTGACGAGCTGGTGATGGCCGAGATCGACCCGGCCCGGCTCGCGTCCTCGCGCGCCGACAACACCCACCTCGGCGACCGCCGGCCGGAGCTCTACGGACCCCTGGTCCAGCCCCGCACCGGCGACGCCCCTGCCACCTGA
- a CDS encoding flavin monoamine oxidase family protein — translation MTSAVPTNATTPDEPAKPITMFGPDFPFAYDDYVAHPAGIGSVPEAAHGTRVAIVGGGLSGMLAARELLRMGLQPVVYEADRIGGRMRSVPFEGHPGIVAEMGSMRFPPSSTTLFHYLDEMGLRTEAFPNPLSEATPSTVVDLKGETHFARTLADLPPVYTEVAEAWTRALEEHAELGPLTEAIRTRDTAKLKEIWNELVRRYDDETFYGFLARSDAFRSFRLREIFGQVGFGTGGWDTDYPNSILEILRVVLTAADDHHRGIVGGSQQLPERLWSRPVDGAAHWPAGTSVQGVHEGGVPRPAVTEIRRTAGDRFTLHDADGRIDTFDVVVYTAQSWMLLNTIRADEGLLPIDHWTAIERTHYMGSSKVFVLVDRPFWKDIDPATGREVMSMTLTDRMSRGTYLLDQGEGKPGLICLSYTWSDDSLKLLPLDAEARMDLMLKSLEAIYPGVDIRSHVIASPVTISWEAEKAFMGAFKANLPGHYRYQERLYTHFMQDRLPAEARGLFLAGDDVSWTAGWAEGAVTTALNAVWGVMHHLGGSTAPENPGPGDVFDQIAPLVLED, via the coding sequence ATGACCTCGGCCGTCCCCACCAACGCCACCACCCCCGACGAGCCGGCCAAGCCGATCACCATGTTCGGCCCCGACTTCCCCTTCGCCTACGACGACTACGTCGCACATCCCGCGGGCATCGGCTCCGTGCCGGAAGCCGCCCACGGCACCCGGGTCGCGATCGTCGGCGGCGGTCTCTCCGGCATGCTCGCCGCACGCGAGCTGCTCCGGATGGGCCTGCAGCCGGTCGTCTACGAGGCCGACCGGATCGGCGGTCGCATGCGCTCGGTGCCCTTCGAGGGCCATCCGGGCATCGTCGCGGAGATGGGCTCGATGCGGTTCCCCCCGTCGTCGACGACGCTGTTCCACTACCTCGACGAGATGGGGCTGCGGACCGAGGCGTTCCCCAACCCGCTCTCCGAGGCGACGCCCAGCACGGTGGTGGACCTCAAGGGCGAGACCCACTTCGCCCGCACGCTGGCCGACCTCCCACCCGTCTACACCGAGGTCGCCGAGGCGTGGACCCGTGCGCTCGAGGAGCACGCCGAGCTCGGGCCGCTCACCGAGGCGATCCGGACCCGCGACACCGCGAAGCTCAAGGAGATCTGGAACGAGCTGGTCCGCCGCTACGACGACGAGACCTTCTACGGCTTCCTCGCCCGCAGCGACGCCTTCCGCAGCTTCCGGCTGCGCGAGATCTTCGGCCAGGTCGGCTTCGGCACCGGCGGCTGGGACACCGACTACCCCAACTCGATCCTCGAGATCCTGCGGGTCGTCCTCACTGCGGCCGACGACCACCACCGCGGCATCGTCGGCGGCTCGCAGCAGCTGCCCGAGCGGCTCTGGTCGCGTCCGGTCGACGGCGCGGCGCACTGGCCGGCAGGCACGTCGGTGCAGGGCGTGCACGAGGGCGGCGTACCCCGCCCGGCGGTGACGGAGATCCGGCGTACGGCGGGGGACCGCTTCACGCTGCACGACGCCGACGGCCGCATCGACACCTTCGACGTGGTCGTCTACACCGCGCAGTCCTGGATGCTGCTCAACACCATCCGCGCGGACGAGGGGCTGCTGCCGATCGACCACTGGACCGCGATCGAGCGCACCCACTACATGGGCTCGAGCAAGGTCTTCGTCCTCGTCGACCGCCCGTTCTGGAAGGACATCGACCCGGCGACCGGCCGGGAGGTCATGAGCATGACGCTCACCGACCGGATGAGCCGTGGCACCTACCTCCTCGACCAGGGCGAGGGGAAGCCCGGCCTGATCTGCCTCAGCTACACGTGGTCCGACGACTCGCTCAAGCTGCTGCCGCTCGACGCCGAGGCGCGCATGGATCTGATGCTGAAGTCGCTCGAGGCGATCTACCCCGGCGTCGACATCCGCTCGCACGTGATCGCCTCGCCGGTGACGATCTCGTGGGAGGCGGAGAAGGCGTTCATGGGTGCGTTCAAGGCGAACCTCCCGGGCCACTACCGCTACCAGGAGCGGCTCTACACGCACTTCATGCAGGACCGGCTGCCCGCCGAGGCGCGCGGCCTCTTCCTCGCCGGCGACGACGTCTCCTGGACGGCCGGCTGGGCCGAGGGCGCGGTGACCACGGCGCTCAACGCGGTCTGGGGCGTCATGCACCACCTCGGCGGCTCGACCGCACCGGAGAACCCGGGGCCGGGCGACGTCTTCGACCAGATCGCGCCGTTGGTCCTCGAGGACTGA
- the speB gene encoding agmatinase, which translates to MSEPSTPTSTPVGPVDSSKTPRFAGIATFARLPRLEDVGRADIAVMGVPFDSGVSYRPGARFAPAQIREASRLLRPYHPGLDVSPFAAVQVADAGDIACNPYNIPEALDAVQEGASNLLDAGSKIVTIGGDHTIALPLLREMKRRHGPVALLHFDAHLDTWDTYFGADYTHGTPFRRAFEEDLLDTEALAHAGIRGPLYSRDDLTDDARMGFGITSAMDVMNQGVPAVVQALRERIGDRPLYISIDIDCLDPAHAPGTGTPEAGGLTSRELLAILRGLAGTNIVGADVVEVAPAYDHADITAVAASHVAYELVSLMALQGR; encoded by the coding sequence ATGTCCGAGCCGTCCACCCCGACCAGCACCCCGGTCGGCCCCGTCGACTCCTCGAAGACGCCCCGCTTCGCCGGCATCGCGACGTTCGCCCGCCTGCCCCGCCTCGAGGACGTCGGCCGCGCCGACATCGCGGTCATGGGCGTGCCGTTCGACAGCGGTGTCTCCTACCGGCCCGGTGCCCGCTTCGCGCCCGCCCAGATCCGCGAGGCCAGCCGCCTGCTGCGGCCCTACCACCCGGGTCTCGACGTCTCGCCGTTCGCCGCCGTGCAGGTGGCCGACGCGGGCGACATCGCCTGCAACCCCTACAACATCCCCGAGGCGCTCGACGCCGTGCAGGAGGGGGCCTCGAACCTCCTCGACGCCGGCTCGAAGATCGTCACGATCGGCGGCGACCACACCATCGCCCTGCCGCTGCTGCGCGAGATGAAGCGTCGCCACGGTCCTGTCGCACTGCTCCACTTCGACGCCCACCTCGACACCTGGGACACCTACTTCGGCGCCGACTACACCCACGGCACGCCGTTCCGACGGGCGTTCGAGGAGGACCTGCTCGACACCGAGGCGCTGGCCCACGCCGGCATCCGCGGCCCGCTCTACTCCAGGGACGACCTCACCGACGACGCCCGCATGGGCTTCGGCATCACCTCGGCCATGGACGTGATGAACCAGGGCGTCCCGGCCGTCGTCCAGGCGCTGCGGGAGCGCATCGGCGACCGACCGCTCTACATCTCCATCGACATCGACTGCCTCGACCCGGCCCACGCCCCCGGCACCGGTACGCCGGAGGCCGGCGGCCTCACCAGCCGCGAGCTGCTGGCGATCCTGCGCGGCCTGGCCGGCACCAACATCGTCGGCGCCGACGTCGTCGAGGTGGCCCCGGCCTACGACCACGCGGACATCACCGCGGTCGCCGCCTCCCACGTGGCGTACGAGCTCGTCTCCCTCATGGCGCTCCAGGGCCGCTGA
- a CDS encoding helix-turn-helix domain-containing protein gives MTATEARQPESAQLGAQLKAVRQARRMTLAEVADTAGITKGFLSKIERDQATASVATLMRICEALQISVGELFDAPSGDVVRRAAYPAINFGGVGMTEFLLTPRGEQRLQAILSEIEPGGGSGEEPYSLPADVEFVFVVSGRLAVTLKDEEIVLEQGDTLTFAPHAQHTFRSTLETGTTQVLWVFSPALPARG, from the coding sequence ATGACGGCAACCGAGGCCCGGCAGCCCGAGAGCGCCCAGCTCGGCGCACAGCTCAAGGCCGTGCGCCAGGCCCGCCGCATGACGCTCGCGGAGGTCGCAGACACCGCCGGCATCACCAAGGGCTTCCTCTCCAAGATCGAGCGCGACCAGGCGACCGCCTCGGTCGCGACCCTCATGCGGATCTGCGAGGCGCTGCAGATCTCCGTCGGCGAGCTCTTCGACGCGCCCTCGGGCGACGTCGTACGCCGCGCGGCGTACCCGGCCATCAACTTCGGCGGAGTCGGGATGACGGAGTTCCTCCTGACCCCGCGCGGAGAGCAGCGGCTCCAGGCGATCCTCAGCGAGATCGAGCCGGGCGGCGGCAGCGGCGAGGAGCCGTACAGCCTGCCGGCCGACGTCGAGTTCGTCTTCGTCGTGTCGGGTCGCCTGGCCGTCACCCTGAAGGACGAGGAGATCGTCCTCGAGCAGGGCGACACCCTGACCTTCGCGCCGCACGCCCAGCACACGTTCCGCAGCACCCTCGAGACCGGCACGACCCAGGTCCTCTGGGTCTTCTCGCCCGCCCTGCCCGCACGCGGCTGA
- a CDS encoding SGNH/GDSL hydrolase family protein: MSRDLIRFAALGDSASCGVGDPTPDGWRGWAQLLAEAIGQEHPVSFCKLAVAGATVADVRRAQLADAVAHQPRVASLVVGLNDAMRASWDPAGIREDLLECAAALEAQGALLVTVQFHDHTKVLGLPGLLARPMRARIGELNAIYAEVHERHGVLQLDLRADPLIQAREMWAFDRLHPSELGHRMLARRVGELLNAEGLRFPLPLAACTTAPSTRRERARTLVVDVAPWLGRRVRDLAPWAARETARRTRVALHAA; this comes from the coding sequence ATGTCCCGCGACCTCATCCGCTTCGCCGCCCTGGGAGACTCCGCCTCCTGCGGGGTGGGCGACCCCACCCCCGACGGCTGGCGCGGGTGGGCCCAGCTCCTCGCCGAGGCGATCGGGCAGGAGCACCCGGTCTCGTTCTGCAAGCTGGCCGTGGCGGGCGCGACCGTCGCCGACGTACGCCGCGCGCAGCTGGCCGACGCCGTCGCCCACCAGCCCCGGGTCGCCTCACTCGTCGTCGGCCTGAACGACGCGATGCGCGCGTCCTGGGACCCGGCCGGCATCCGCGAGGACCTCCTGGAGTGCGCGGCTGCGCTCGAGGCCCAGGGTGCGCTGCTGGTCACCGTGCAGTTCCACGACCACACGAAGGTGCTCGGGCTGCCCGGGCTGCTGGCCCGCCCGATGCGGGCCCGGATCGGCGAGCTCAACGCCATCTACGCCGAGGTCCACGAGCGCCATGGCGTGCTGCAGCTCGACCTCCGCGCGGACCCGCTGATCCAGGCCCGGGAGATGTGGGCCTTCGACCGGCTGCACCCCTCCGAGCTGGGCCACCGCATGCTCGCCCGACGGGTCGGTGAGCTGCTCAACGCGGAGGGGCTGCGGTTCCCGCTCCCGTTGGCGGCCTGCACCACGGCCCCGTCCACCCGCCGCGAGCGGGCACGGACCCTCGTCGTCGACGTCGCACCGTGGCTGGGCCGGCGGGTCCGCGACCTGGCGCCCTGGGCAGCACGCGAGACCGCGCGGCGTACGCGGGTCGCGCTGCACGCCGCCTGA